Proteins from one Bartonella sp. HY328 genomic window:
- the lpxD gene encoding UDP-3-O-(3-hydroxymyristoyl)glucosamine N-acyltransferase: MLDTKFFVPSQEMSAGKAASLTGARLVQSEMADMVIDRLAPLDNSTSGCLTFIDNKKYSDSLKTLVASAIFCPEQLVSTIPAGIAILVSSNPHSDFSLIGRILFPPAVEPYPSTGCWGISSQAHIDTSAQLEDNVTIEAGAVIGKNVVIGANSVISAASVIGENCKIGRNCYIAPNVSVQYSLLGNYVYLYSGCRIGQDGFGYVGGARGIEKVPQLGRVILQDHVEIGANSTIDRGALRDTIIGEGTKIDNLVQIAHNVHVGRYCLIAAHCGIAGSVTIGDFTQLGGRVGLADHTVIGSNVQIAAASGVMNDIPDGEKWGGIPARPFKQWFREVAALRSIGRQPKEKK, from the coding sequence ATGTTGGATACGAAGTTTTTTGTCCCATCTCAGGAGATGTCTGCCGGAAAGGCGGCATCTCTAACTGGTGCTCGGTTAGTGCAATCTGAAATGGCTGATATGGTTATAGATCGGCTTGCGCCGTTGGATAACTCCACTTCAGGTTGCTTAACTTTTATTGACAATAAAAAATACAGTGATTCGTTAAAGACGCTTGTCGCTTCTGCAATTTTCTGCCCGGAGCAATTAGTTAGCACTATTCCAGCAGGCATTGCGATTCTTGTATCGTCTAATCCCCATAGCGATTTTTCTCTTATTGGGCGTATCCTTTTTCCGCCAGCTGTAGAGCCTTATCCGTCGACTGGATGCTGGGGTATTTCCTCGCAAGCTCATATTGATACTAGTGCTCAGTTGGAAGACAATGTAACCATTGAAGCAGGTGCCGTTATCGGCAAAAATGTTGTAATTGGTGCTAATAGTGTTATTTCTGCTGCTTCGGTAATCGGTGAAAACTGCAAAATTGGGCGCAATTGTTATATCGCTCCCAATGTTTCTGTTCAATATTCTTTACTTGGCAATTATGTCTATCTTTATTCGGGCTGTCGCATAGGTCAAGATGGATTTGGTTATGTTGGTGGTGCACGAGGAATAGAAAAAGTGCCGCAACTTGGTAGAGTTATTTTGCAAGATCATGTTGAAATTGGGGCTAATTCAACGATAGATCGTGGCGCATTACGCGATACCATAATTGGCGAAGGTACTAAAATTGATAATTTGGTTCAGATCGCTCATAATGTGCATGTTGGCCGTTACTGCCTTATAGCTGCTCATTGCGGTATTGCTGGCAGTGTAACTATTGGTGACTTTACTCAATTGGGTGGACGTGTTGGACTTGCCGACCACACCGTAATTGGTTCCAATGTGCAAATCGCTGCTGCAAGTGGTGTTATGAATGATATTCCCGATGGCGAAAAATGGGGCGGTATTCCTGCTCGGCCGTTCAAACAATGGTTTAGGGAAGTTGCTGCCTTGCGCAGTATCGGCCGTCAACCCAAGGAGAAAAAATAA
- the rseP gene encoding RIP metalloprotease RseP has product MELLDLFFSIVTIFIRLFGVVAVFVVIIFIHEMGHYLVGRWCGIGASAFSIGFGPELWGFNDRRGTRWRVAAIPLGGYVKFIGDEDAASMTTNAASAQRPDSFAAATAWRRAATVFAGPLFNGILTVVLLSILFFTSGRIILSPIITDVLPNMPAAAAGFKPGDKIISVQGEKIASFNEVYRYVMMHEGDNIAFVVERGGQTIDLNVVPQNVSIDDGTGSKIRVGQIGISSKITPENSSRVEYGVFSAIGEGFKESSNIVIQTGKFLGRLIEGRADRCQLSGPVKSVQITWKVTESGFIQLVQLIAFFSLSIGLFNLLPIPPLDGGHLLFYVIEGIIGRPVKPELQEAVFKGGLLIVLAFILFAVINNMIPC; this is encoded by the coding sequence TTGGAACTTCTTGATTTATTTTTTTCCATTGTAACTATTTTTATTCGTCTTTTTGGCGTGGTTGCAGTCTTTGTCGTTATTATTTTCATCCATGAGATGGGGCATTATCTCGTGGGTCGATGGTGCGGTATAGGCGCATCAGCGTTTTCAATAGGTTTTGGCCCGGAATTATGGGGATTTAATGATAGACGTGGTACGCGTTGGCGCGTGGCCGCTATTCCCTTGGGTGGGTATGTAAAATTTATTGGCGACGAAGATGCTGCAAGTATGACGACTAACGCTGCTAGCGCCCAACGTCCTGACTCCTTTGCGGCTGCGACTGCATGGAGGCGTGCGGCAACGGTTTTCGCAGGCCCATTATTCAACGGAATTTTGACTGTAGTTTTATTGTCAATTTTATTTTTTACTTCTGGACGAATTATATTGTCGCCAATTATTACGGATGTTTTACCGAACATGCCGGCTGCGGCTGCTGGATTTAAGCCAGGTGACAAAATTATTTCAGTGCAAGGTGAAAAAATTGCCAGCTTTAATGAAGTTTACCGTTATGTGATGATGCATGAAGGCGATAATATTGCCTTTGTTGTTGAACGCGGCGGTCAAACCATTGATTTAAATGTCGTCCCGCAAAATGTATCAATTGATGATGGAACTGGTTCTAAAATTAGAGTTGGACAAATCGGTATTTCTAGTAAGATTACGCCGGAAAATAGCAGCCGTGTTGAGTATGGGGTTTTTTCCGCTATAGGTGAAGGCTTTAAAGAAAGTAGCAATATTGTTATACAAACGGGAAAATTTTTAGGCCGCCTAATTGAGGGGCGTGCAGATCGCTGTCAATTAAGCGGGCCGGTTAAAAGCGTTCAGATTACCTGGAAAGTAACTGAATCTGGTTTTATCCAATTGGTTCAACTGATTGCTTTTTTCTCTTTGAGTATAGGCCTTTTTAATCTTTTACCTATTCCACCTCTTGATGGAGGGCATTTGCTGTTTTATGTCATAGAAGGTATTATCGGCAGACCTGTGAAGCCTGAACTTCAAGAAGCAGTGTTTAAGGGAGGATTACTCATAGTATTAGCTTTTATTTTGTTTGCCGTCATTAATAATATGATTCCGTGCTAA
- the fabZ gene encoding 3-hydroxyacyl-ACP dehydratase FabZ gives MSASDTGVVLTSMDIMAILATLPHRYPFLLIDRIINVEADDSATGVKNVTINEPHFTGHFPENPIMPGVLIIEAMAQTAGAICLHARGVDRPGVVYFMTIDNAKFRKPVVPGDQLLLHVKKMKSRGNIVKFACTAEVDGDKVAEAEVTAMIDTKG, from the coding sequence ATGAGTGCCAGTGATACGGGCGTTGTTTTGACATCAATGGATATTATGGCGATTCTTGCAACTTTGCCGCATAGATATCCGTTTTTGCTCATTGACCGAATTATCAATGTTGAAGCCGATGATTCAGCAACAGGTGTGAAAAATGTGACTATCAATGAACCACATTTTACTGGTCACTTTCCTGAAAATCCGATCATGCCAGGCGTTTTAATTATTGAAGCCATGGCGCAGACTGCGGGTGCTATTTGCCTTCATGCGCGTGGTGTAGATCGTCCAGGTGTAGTCTATTTTATGACTATTGATAATGCTAAGTTTCGTAAACCGGTTGTACCTGGTGATCAGTTACTTTTACATGTCAAAAAGATGAAAAGTCGCGGCAATATTGTTAAGTTTGCATGTACCGCTGAGGTTGATGGAGACAAGGTTGCAGAAGCTGAGGTTACTGCAATGATTGATACCAAGGGGTGA
- the bamA gene encoding outer membrane protein assembly factor BamA: protein MTAKTKFLGAASALALTVAIAVPSTVVVSVSTVSVAQAAVVSRVEVRGNKRVDAQTIRDNIGITSGRNFSNNDIDEALKRLFNMGLFSDVTIRQQGNSLVVNVVEYEVVNQVLFHGNKRIKDADLERVLSLKSRSPFDRAKLLSDEDTIKQAYASVGRESVTVNAQTVNLGQGRVNVVFDINEGERTKINDIVFEGNHAFGNRRLRDVITTKRSNMLSWLTRGDVYTQDRLEADEEALRRFYFNRGYADFRVISSNATLDPATNKYTINFVIDEGQRYRLGDVQVESTVPGVDTESMARALKTRNGDVYSAKRIEDTVLALSDRIADSGYAFAKVEPLGNRDFNNHTISLVYSVDQGPRAYVQRIEIRGNNKTRDYVIRREFDLSEGDAFNQTMVQRAKRRLEGLGFFQTVNVTTAPGSEPDQVVLVVDVVERSTGEFSIGGGYTTGGDSPGASVEASITERNFLGRGQYVRLGVGAGQNDARNYNFSITEPYFLGYRLSAGVDVFRRTYRMNDDYDVRQTGGTLRFGIPITDELTASLGYNYVEEEYNLDTSWFKGQYPDTINGETVVDRYKQYLYGVYSGAIIEASEHSPWRRSSISYGLTYNAIDDLKNPHDGLFLQVSQEYAGLGGDADYLKTSGKAMLYKTLSEQYDVVGLVSGGAGYIHENGDGGTRIFDMFKSNTDMIRGFKFNGIGPVQYSANGDKYFLGGTTYMNATAEVQFPMPIVPDSLGMRGALFADAATLYGNNYTPTASFENAVLNTSSSWRSSAGVSLMWNSPFGPLRFDYAWPINKEKADRVQNFNFGVSTKF from the coding sequence ATGACGGCCAAAACAAAATTTCTTGGTGCAGCCTCAGCTCTTGCCTTAACAGTGGCGATTGCAGTTCCTTCAACGGTTGTGGTTTCTGTCTCTACTGTTAGTGTTGCGCAAGCTGCTGTTGTTAGTAGGGTTGAGGTTCGTGGTAATAAGCGTGTTGATGCGCAGACTATTCGCGATAATATTGGCATCACATCTGGCCGTAATTTTTCCAATAATGATATTGATGAGGCTTTGAAGCGTCTTTTCAATATGGGGCTTTTTTCCGATGTAACTATTCGCCAGCAAGGTAATAGTCTTGTTGTTAATGTTGTTGAATATGAAGTTGTTAATCAGGTTCTTTTTCATGGCAATAAGCGTATTAAAGATGCGGATCTAGAGCGGGTATTGTCCTTAAAGTCGCGTTCTCCATTTGATCGTGCTAAGCTTTTGTCGGATGAGGATACCATTAAGCAGGCTTATGCCTCAGTTGGCCGTGAAAGTGTTACTGTTAATGCTCAGACTGTAAATCTTGGTCAGGGGCGTGTTAATGTTGTTTTTGACATTAATGAGGGTGAACGCACCAAGATTAATGATATTGTTTTTGAAGGTAATCATGCCTTTGGTAACCGTCGTTTGCGTGACGTTATTACGACAAAGCGTAGTAATATGTTGTCATGGTTGACACGTGGTGATGTTTATACTCAGGATCGCTTAGAGGCTGATGAAGAAGCTCTTCGTCGTTTCTATTTTAATCGCGGTTACGCTGATTTCCGTGTTATTTCATCTAATGCAACTCTTGATCCAGCTACCAATAAATATACAATTAACTTTGTGATTGATGAGGGTCAGCGTTATCGCTTGGGTGATGTTCAGGTTGAAAGTACCGTTCCTGGTGTTGATACTGAGAGTATGGCTCGGGCGCTTAAAACACGTAATGGTGATGTTTATAGTGCAAAGCGGATTGAAGATACTGTTCTTGCTTTAAGTGATCGTATCGCTGATTCTGGTTATGCTTTTGCTAAGGTCGAGCCTTTAGGTAATCGTGATTTTAATAATCATACAATTTCCTTGGTTTATAGTGTAGATCAAGGTCCGCGTGCCTATGTTCAGCGCATTGAGATTCGTGGTAATAATAAGACGCGCGATTATGTTATTCGTCGTGAATTTGATTTGAGTGAAGGTGATGCCTTCAATCAGACTATGGTTCAGCGTGCAAAGCGTCGTCTTGAAGGATTGGGTTTCTTCCAGACTGTCAATGTGACGACTGCTCCCGGTTCTGAGCCGGATCAGGTGGTTCTTGTTGTTGATGTTGTAGAGCGTTCAACGGGTGAATTCTCTATTGGTGGTGGTTATACGACCGGTGGCGATAGTCCTGGTGCTTCAGTTGAAGCTTCGATTACAGAGCGTAACTTCCTTGGCCGTGGTCAATATGTTCGCTTAGGTGTTGGTGCGGGTCAAAATGATGCGCGTAATTATAATTTTTCTATTACCGAGCCTTATTTCTTAGGTTATCGTTTGTCTGCAGGTGTCGATGTGTTCCGTCGTACCTATCGTATGAATGATGATTATGATGTCCGTCAGACCGGTGGTACGCTTCGTTTCGGTATTCCTATTACTGACGAGTTAACCGCAAGTCTTGGTTATAATTATGTTGAAGAAGAATATAATCTAGATACCTCTTGGTTTAAAGGTCAGTATCCTGACACAATCAATGGTGAGACTGTTGTTGATCGCTATAAACAGTATCTTTATGGTGTTTACTCCGGTGCTATTATTGAAGCTTCTGAGCATAGTCCATGGCGTCGTTCTTCAATCAGTTATGGCTTGACTTATAACGCGATTGACGATCTTAAAAATCCCCACGATGGTCTATTCTTGCAAGTTTCTCAAGAATATGCAGGTCTTGGTGGCGACGCGGATTATTTGAAAACTTCTGGTAAGGCAATGCTTTACAAGACACTTTCAGAGCAATATGACGTTGTTGGTCTTGTAAGCGGTGGCGCCGGTTACATTCATGAAAATGGTGATGGCGGTACTCGTATTTTTGATATGTTCAAAAGTAATACGGATATGATTCGCGGTTTCAAGTTTAACGGTATCGGTCCAGTTCAATACTCAGCTAATGGCGATAAGTATTTCTTGGGTGGGACAACTTACATGAATGCAACCGCCGAAGTGCAATTCCCTATGCCTATCGTACCAGATAGCTTGGGTATGCGTGGCGCGTTGTTTGCTGATGCGGCTACCCTATACGGTAATAATTATACGCCGACAGCTTCATTTGAAAATGCTGTTCTTAATACAAGTAGCTCATGGCGCTCTTCTGCTGGTGTCAGCTTGATGTGGAACTCACCATTTGGTCCACTGCGCTTTGATTATGCTTGGCCTATCAATAAAGAAAAAGCTGATCGTGTCCAGAACTTTAACTTTGGTGTTTCTACTAAGTTCTAA